A genomic window from Candidatus Andeanibacterium colombiense includes:
- the kdpA gene encoding potassium-transporting ATPase subunit KdpA has product MTIQGWTLILVFTAAIIALAKPMGMWLFALYEGRRTPLHRVLGPIETGFYKLAGIDPAAEQGWRRYAVHMLLFQVITLLFTYAVLRLQGVLPLNPRGLAGIGPDGAMNTAISFTTNTNWQWYSGEVVLSNLSQMLGLTIHNFLSAASGVAIAFALFRGFARREASSLGNFWADMTRVTLYLLLPICVVYGVFLIASGVPQTFASLVDATTLEGATQHIVVGPVASQEAIKMLGTNGGGFFNANSAHPFENPTALTNLVQMLSIFAIGVGLAWCFGKAVGNTRQGWAILAAMMILFLAGVGVVYWQEAAGTPMLHQLGVAGGNMEGKELRFGIAASALFSVITTAASCGAVNAMHDSFTALGGMIPLFNIQLGEIVVGGVGAGIYGFLLFALLAVFVAGLMVGRTPEYVGKKIEAKEVKLAVLAIAVLPLCILGLTALSSVLPQGLAGPLNKGPHGFSEILYTFSSATGNNGSAFAGITSGTPYYNGMIAIAMWIGRFFMIVPVLAIAGSLAAKKYTPETTGSFPTTGALWIGLLVGIILIVGGLTFLPSLALGPIADHLAMANGQLF; this is encoded by the coding sequence ATGACTATCCAGGGCTGGACGCTCATCCTTGTCTTCACCGCCGCCATCATCGCGCTCGCGAAGCCGATGGGAATGTGGCTGTTCGCGCTTTACGAAGGGCGCCGCACGCCGCTGCACCGCGTGCTCGGCCCGATCGAAACCGGCTTCTACAAGCTCGCCGGGATCGATCCGGCCGCCGAGCAGGGCTGGCGCCGCTACGCGGTTCACATGCTGCTGTTCCAGGTGATCACGCTGCTGTTCACCTATGCGGTGCTGCGCCTGCAAGGCGTGCTGCCGCTGAACCCGCGCGGCCTTGCCGGGATCGGTCCGGACGGGGCGATGAACACCGCGATCAGCTTCACCACCAACACCAACTGGCAGTGGTATTCGGGCGAAGTCGTGCTGTCGAACCTCAGCCAGATGCTGGGGCTGACGATCCATAACTTCCTGTCGGCGGCAAGCGGCGTTGCCATCGCCTTCGCGCTGTTCCGCGGTTTCGCGCGGCGCGAGGCGAGCAGCCTGGGCAATTTCTGGGCCGACATGACCCGCGTCACCCTCTATCTGCTGCTGCCGATCTGTGTGGTCTATGGCGTGTTCCTGATCGCCAGCGGCGTGCCGCAGACCTTCGCCAGCCTGGTGGACGCGACGACGCTCGAGGGCGCGACGCAGCATATCGTGGTCGGGCCGGTCGCTTCGCAGGAAGCGATCAAGATGCTCGGTACCAATGGCGGGGGCTTCTTCAATGCCAACTCCGCCCATCCGTTCGAGAACCCGACCGCGCTGACCAATCTGGTCCAGATGCTCTCGATCTTCGCGATCGGCGTCGGACTCGCGTGGTGCTTCGGCAAGGCGGTCGGCAACACGCGGCAGGGCTGGGCGATCCTCGCGGCGATGATGATCCTGTTCCTGGCGGGCGTTGGCGTGGTCTACTGGCAGGAAGCGGCCGGAACCCCCATGCTGCATCAGCTCGGCGTCGCCGGCGGCAACATGGAGGGCAAGGAACTCCGCTTCGGCATTGCCGCTTCGGCGCTGTTCTCGGTCATCACAACCGCCGCCTCCTGCGGCGCGGTCAATGCGATGCATGACAGCTTCACCGCGCTCGGCGGGATGATCCCGCTGTTCAACATCCAGCTCGGCGAGATCGTCGTCGGCGGGGTAGGGGCGGGAATCTACGGCTTCCTGCTGTTCGCGCTGCTCGCGGTGTTCGTCGCGGGGCTGATGGTCGGGCGCACGCCCGAATATGTCGGCAAGAAGATCGAGGCGAAGGAAGTGAAGCTGGCGGTGCTCGCGATCGCGGTGCTGCCGCTGTGCATCCTGGGGCTAACCGCGCTTTCGTCGGTGTTGCCGCAGGGGCTCGCGGGCCCGCTTAACAAGGGGCCGCACGGCTTCTCGGAGATCCTCTACACCTTCAGCTCGGCCACCGGGAACAACGGCTCCGCCTTCGCCGGCATCACGTCGGGCACGCCCTATTACAACGGCATGATCGCCATCGCGATGTGGATCGGGCGGTTCTTCATGATCGTGCCGGTGCTGGCGATCGCCGGCAGCCTCGCGGCCAAGAAATACACGCCGGAAACCACGGGCTCGTTCCCGACCACCGGCGCGCTGTGGATCGGGCTGCTGGTCGGGATCATCCTGATCGTCGGCGGCCTGACCTTCCTCCCCAGCCTCGCG
- the kdpF gene encoding K(+)-transporting ATPase subunit F, protein MTIQLILAGFTALGLLLYLVAVLLRPERF, encoded by the coding sequence ATGACGATCCAACTCATTCTCGCCGGCTTCACCGCACTGGGCCTCCTCCTTTATCTCGTGGCCGTGCTGTTGCGGCCCGAGCGCTTCTGA
- a CDS encoding potassium transporter Kup has translation MNDTHAHQDKFRTLVIGAVGVVFGDIGTSPLYSLKESFIGHHPLAVDHAHVFGVLSLIFWTMMLIVTAKYVFLILRADNKGEGGSLALLALISRRLGERRWSAALVFLGVVATALFYGDAIITPAISVLSAVEGLTVVESGLTSAVMPITIAILIGLFAIQSYGTDKVGRLFGPVMLIYFAVLAVLGIASIAQSPDVLFALSPAYALNFFLLDPALAFLALGSVVLAVTGAEALYADMGHFGRKAIMVSWLYLAFPCLMLNYLGQAALLIRDPAAVENPFFFLAPDWARMPLVILATMATIIASQAVISGAFSVSQQAVQLGFLPRLTIRHTSASAAGQIYVPLVNWGLLLLVIALAIGFGSSSNLAAAYGIAVTGTMFITACMLGVLTFSVWKWPPVLAGLVTGSFALIDGLYFASNVTKIGDGGWFPLLVAAIAFTLLTTWATGRRLVRERQAEDAMPLDLFIRSAGQSVTRVPGTAVFLSTTGDAVPPALLHNLKHNKVLHERIAVLTVATEQVPHVPPAGRVEVEALGEGFYRILLHYGFMDEADVPAALAGIRDAGGPFKPMDTSFFLARQTLIPSARPGMWLWREHVFAWMVRNAAGAMEFFKLPTNRVIELGSQLEI, from the coding sequence GTGAACGACACCCACGCCCATCAGGACAAATTCCGCACGCTGGTGATCGGCGCGGTCGGCGTTGTGTTCGGCGACATCGGCACCTCGCCGCTCTATTCGCTGAAAGAGAGCTTCATCGGCCATCACCCGTTGGCGGTGGACCATGCACATGTGTTCGGGGTGCTGTCGCTGATCTTCTGGACGATGATGCTGATCGTCACCGCCAAATACGTCTTCCTGATCCTGCGCGCGGATAACAAGGGCGAAGGCGGCAGCCTCGCGCTGCTCGCGCTGATCTCGCGGCGGCTGGGCGAGCGGCGGTGGAGCGCGGCGCTGGTGTTCCTCGGCGTGGTCGCGACCGCGTTGTTCTATGGCGACGCGATCATCACCCCGGCGATCTCGGTGCTCTCGGCGGTCGAGGGGCTGACGGTGGTCGAAAGCGGCCTGACTTCGGCCGTGATGCCGATCACCATCGCGATCCTCATCGGCCTGTTCGCGATCCAGTCTTACGGCACGGACAAGGTCGGCCGGCTGTTCGGCCCGGTCATGCTGATCTATTTCGCGGTCCTCGCGGTGCTCGGCATCGCCAGCATCGCGCAATCGCCCGACGTGCTGTTCGCGCTGAGCCCCGCCTATGCCCTGAACTTCTTCCTGCTCGATCCGGCGCTCGCCTTCCTCGCGCTCGGCTCCGTGGTGCTGGCGGTGACCGGGGCCGAGGCGCTCTATGCCGACATGGGCCATTTCGGGCGCAAGGCGATCATGGTCTCGTGGCTCTATCTCGCCTTCCCCTGCCTGATGCTCAACTATCTCGGCCAGGCCGCGCTGCTGATCCGGGATCCCGCGGCGGTGGAGAACCCGTTCTTCTTCCTCGCGCCGGACTGGGCGCGCATGCCGCTGGTGATCCTTGCCACGATGGCGACGATCATCGCGAGCCAGGCGGTGATCTCGGGCGCCTTCTCGGTCTCGCAACAGGCGGTCCAGCTCGGCTTCCTGCCACGGCTGACGATCCGCCACACCAGCGCCAGCGCCGCCGGGCAGATCTACGTTCCGCTGGTCAACTGGGGCCTGCTGCTGCTGGTGATCGCGCTCGCGATCGGCTTCGGCAGTTCGAGCAACCTCGCCGCCGCCTACGGCATCGCGGTGACCGGCACGATGTTCATCACCGCCTGCATGCTCGGTGTGCTGACCTTCTCGGTGTGGAAATGGCCGCCGGTCCTCGCCGGGCTCGTCACCGGCAGCTTTGCGCTCATCGACGGGCTCTATTTCGCCTCGAACGTCACCAAGATCGGCGACGGCGGCTGGTTCCCGCTGCTGGTCGCCGCGATCGCCTTCACCCTGCTGACCACCTGGGCGACCGGACGGCGGCTGGTGCGCGAACGCCAGGCGGAAGACGCGATGCCGCTGGACCTGTTCATCCGCTCGGCGGGCCAATCGGTGACGCGGGTGCCCGGAACCGCGGTGTTCCTTTCGACCACCGGCGACGCGGTGCCGCCGGCCCTGCTGCATAACCTCAAGCACAACAAGGTGCTGCACGAGCGGATCGCGGTGCTGACCGTCGCCACCGAGCAGGTCCCGCATGTCCCGCCCGCGGGCCGCGTGGAGGTCGAGGCGCTTGGCGAGGGTTTCTACCGGATCCTGCTCCACTACGGCTTCATGGACGAGGCCGACGTGCCCGCGGCGCTTGCCGGAATCCGCGATGCGGGCGGCCCGTTCAAGCCGATGGACACCAGCTTTTTCCTCGCCCGCCAGACGCTGATCCCCTCCGCGCGCCCCGGCATGTGGCTGTGGCGCGAGCATGTGTTCGCCTGGATGGTCCGCAACGCGGCCGGCGCGATGGAGTTCTTCAAACTGCCGACCAACCGGGTGATCGAGCTCGGGAGCCAGCTCGAGATCTGA
- a CDS encoding Lrp/AsnC ligand binding domain-containing protein — protein MENVASLVELDEFDRRIIAVLQREGRISVTDLAPRVGLSKTPCQIRLKRLQAEGVILGFEAIVDPAKLGMEHVAFAQVRLSDTREQALQEFGAAVRGIAEVEECHMIAANFDYLLKVRTPNIQRYRAVLGEKISRLPHVASTSTFVVMETVKE, from the coding sequence ATGGAAAATGTCGCGAGCTTAGTCGAATTGGACGAATTCGACCGGCGGATAATCGCCGTTCTCCAGCGCGAAGGGCGGATTTCCGTCACCGATCTCGCGCCGCGGGTCGGGCTGTCGAAAACGCCGTGCCAGATCCGGCTCAAGCGATTGCAGGCGGAAGGGGTGATCCTCGGGTTCGAGGCGATCGTCGATCCGGCGAAATTGGGGATGGAGCACGTCGCCTTCGCCCAGGTGCGCCTGTCGGATACGCGCGAGCAGGCGCTGCAGGAATTCGGTGCAGCGGTGCGCGGCATCGCCGAAGTCGAGGAATGCCACATGATCGCGGCCAACTTCGATTATCTGCTCAAGGTCCGCACACCGAACATTCAGCGCTATCGCGCGGTGCTGGGCGAGAAAATCTCGCGCCTGCCGCACGTCGCCAGCACTTCCACCTTCGTGGTGATGGAGACGGTCAAGGAATAA
- the putA gene encoding bifunctional proline dehydrogenase/L-glutamate gamma-semialdehyde dehydrogenase PutA, which yields MTPALSPFAHFALPIRQQSPLRRAITAACRAPERECITALLPEAEFAPESRAVIRALAGRLVSALRTKHRRGGVEALMREYSLSSEEGIALMCLAEALLRIPDAATRDALIRDKVGDGDWKAHLGGGRPIFVNATTWGLIVTGRLSDDIDDSGLSAALRRLVARAGEPVVRKGMDLAMRMMGEQFVTGETIEEALNNAREQEARGFTYSFDMLGEAAATAADAARYFAEYESAIHAIGQAAAGRGIHRSPGISIKLSALHPRYARSQADRVMAELLPRVAKLAALAKSYGIGLNIDAEEADRLELSLDLLESLALDPALAGWDGLGFVVQAYGKRCPMVIDWLVDLARRARRRIMVRLVKGAYWDAEIKRAQVDGLADFPVYTRKLHTDVAYIACARKLLAAPAEIYPQFATHNAQTVATIHTLAGPAYHPGMFEFQCLHGMGEPLYDEVVGAAKLARPCRIYAPVGTHDTLLAYLVRRLLENGANSSFVHRLADPAIPLAELIADPAEAARAMAVAGEKHEGIALPAELFPDRRNSAGIDLADEAALADLGDALRESGAVDWRAGPAEREAHAVRNPANPQDVVGMAAFALKQDARDAARIAAGSRWAEVPASERAAILERAADLMQQRMALLMGLAIREAGKSAANAVAEVREAIDFLRYYAQQARTALGPPQLPLGPVVCISPWNFPLAIFTGQIAAALAAGNPVLAKPAEETPLIAAEGVRLLHAAGVPADALQFLPGEGGIGAALVATPETAAVMFTGSTEVARLIQRQLAERLSPEGRPIPLIAETGGLNAMIVDSSALAEQVVRDAVASAFDSAGQRCSALRLLCLQEDVADRTLAMLKGALRELRVGDPALLATDVGPVITAEARDTIERHVAAMGARGFAVTRCAMQGEAEQGTFVPPTIIEITKVGDLEREVFGPVLHVLRYRREDRDALVDRINATGYGLTFGLHTRLDSTVRAVCERIEAGNIYVNRNTIGAVVGVQPFGGRGLSGTGPKAGGPLYMQRLVREPAALPAGAADPALAEFAAWLDRRGEADAARMARAYGEASGAGWTTELPGPVGERDTYRLHPRGCVLIRPRTRAGLFQQLAAVLASGNTALVDGIDLPVDLPAGVTIRLTKTGSPACALVEGDAVDTLAMLGEVARRPGPVLPVQSASAEQCAGANPAYRLHWLLEEVSISTDTTAAGGNASLMMI from the coding sequence ATGACTCCAGCGCTCTCCCCTTTCGCCCATTTTGCCTTGCCCATCCGTCAGCAGAGCCCGCTTCGCAGAGCCATCACCGCAGCCTGCCGCGCGCCGGAGCGCGAGTGCATCACCGCGCTGCTGCCCGAGGCGGAATTCGCGCCGGAATCCCGCGCGGTGATCCGCGCCCTTGCCGGACGGCTGGTTTCGGCCTTGCGCACAAAGCACCGGCGCGGCGGGGTCGAGGCGCTGATGCGCGAATATTCGTTGTCGAGCGAGGAAGGCATCGCGCTGATGTGCCTTGCCGAAGCGCTGCTGCGGATTCCCGACGCGGCGACCCGCGACGCGCTGATCCGCGACAAGGTCGGCGACGGCGACTGGAAGGCCCATCTCGGCGGCGGGCGGCCGATCTTCGTCAATGCGACGACCTGGGGCCTGATCGTCACCGGCAGGCTGTCCGACGACATCGACGACAGCGGCCTTTCGGCGGCGCTGCGGCGGCTGGTCGCGCGCGCGGGCGAGCCGGTGGTGCGCAAGGGCATGGACCTTGCGATGCGGATGATGGGCGAGCAGTTCGTGACCGGCGAGACGATCGAGGAAGCGCTGAACAACGCGCGCGAACAGGAAGCGCGCGGTTTCACCTACTCCTTCGACATGCTCGGCGAAGCGGCCGCGACCGCGGCGGACGCCGCGCGCTACTTCGCCGAATACGAGAGCGCGATCCACGCGATCGGCCAGGCCGCCGCCGGGCGCGGGATCCACCGCAGCCCCGGAATCTCGATCAAGCTCTCCGCACTGCACCCGCGCTATGCCCGCAGCCAAGCGGATCGGGTGATGGCCGAATTGCTCCCGCGTGTCGCGAAGCTGGCGGCGCTGGCGAAATCCTATGGCATCGGGCTCAACATCGATGCCGAGGAAGCCGACCGGCTGGAACTGTCGCTCGACCTGCTCGAAAGCCTCGCGCTCGATCCAGCGCTCGCGGGGTGGGACGGGCTCGGCTTCGTCGTGCAGGCCTATGGCAAGCGCTGCCCGATGGTGATCGACTGGCTGGTCGATCTCGCCCGGCGCGCGCGGCGGCGGATCATGGTGCGGCTGGTCAAAGGCGCCTATTGGGATGCCGAGATCAAGCGCGCGCAGGTCGACGGTCTGGCCGATTTCCCGGTCTATACGCGCAAGCTCCACACCGATGTCGCCTATATCGCCTGCGCGCGGAAGCTGCTCGCCGCGCCGGCCGAAATCTATCCGCAATTCGCGACCCACAATGCGCAAACGGTCGCAACGATCCATACGCTCGCGGGGCCGGCCTATCACCCGGGCATGTTCGAGTTCCAGTGTCTCCACGGCATGGGCGAGCCGCTTTACGACGAGGTGGTCGGCGCGGCGAAGCTTGCCCGCCCGTGCCGCATCTACGCGCCGGTCGGCACGCATGACACGCTGCTCGCCTATCTGGTGCGCCGCCTGCTCGAGAACGGGGCCAATTCCTCCTTCGTCCACCGGCTGGCCGATCCGGCGATCCCGCTGGCCGAGCTGATCGCGGATCCGGCCGAGGCGGCCCGCGCGATGGCGGTGGCGGGCGAAAAACACGAAGGGATCGCGCTGCCGGCGGAGCTGTTCCCCGACCGCCGCAATTCGGCCGGGATCGACCTTGCCGACGAGGCCGCGCTGGCGGATCTCGGCGATGCGCTGCGCGAGAGCGGTGCGGTCGATTGGCGGGCAGGGCCTGCCGAGCGCGAGGCGCATGCAGTCCGCAATCCGGCAAACCCGCAGGACGTGGTCGGCATGGCCGCCTTCGCCCTCAAGCAGGATGCGCGGGATGCCGCCCGGATCGCCGCGGGTAGCCGCTGGGCCGAAGTGCCGGCGAGCGAGCGCGCCGCGATCCTCGAACGCGCGGCCGATCTGATGCAGCAGCGCATGGCGCTGCTGATGGGGCTCGCGATCCGCGAGGCAGGCAAATCCGCCGCCAACGCGGTGGCCGAAGTGCGCGAGGCGATCGATTTCCTGCGCTACTACGCGCAGCAGGCTCGCACCGCGCTGGGGCCGCCGCAGCTTCCGCTCGGCCCGGTGGTATGCATCAGTCCGTGGAACTTCCCGCTTGCGATCTTCACCGGCCAGATCGCCGCCGCGCTCGCCGCGGGCAATCCGGTGCTGGCCAAGCCGGCCGAGGAAACCCCGCTGATCGCGGCCGAGGGCGTTCGGCTGCTGCACGCGGCGGGGGTTCCGGCCGATGCGCTGCAATTCCTCCCCGGCGAAGGCGGGATCGGCGCCGCGCTGGTCGCCACGCCCGAGACCGCCGCGGTGATGTTCACCGGCTCGACCGAAGTTGCCCGGCTGATCCAGCGCCAGCTGGCCGAGCGCCTGTCACCCGAGGGCCGGCCGATCCCGCTGATCGCCGAGACCGGCGGGCTCAATGCGATGATCGTCGATTCCTCGGCCCTCGCCGAGCAGGTGGTGCGCGACGCGGTTGCTTCGGCCTTCGACAGTGCCGGGCAGCGCTGCTCCGCGCTGCGCCTGCTGTGTCTGCAGGAGGATGTCGCCGATCGCACGCTGGCGATGCTCAAGGGCGCGCTGCGCGAGTTGCGCGTGGGCGATCCCGCCCTGCTCGCGACCGATGTCGGCCCGGTGATCACCGCCGAAGCGCGCGATACGATCGAACGGCATGTCGCGGCTATGGGCGCGCGCGGCTTCGCGGTGACCCGCTGCGCGATGCAGGGGGAAGCGGAACAGGGCACCTTCGTCCCGCCGACCATCATCGAGATCACCAAGGTCGGCGACCTCGAACGGGAGGTCTTCGGCCCGGTCCTGCATGTATTGCGGTATCGCCGCGAAGATCGCGACGCGCTGGTCGACCGGATCAACGCCACCGGCTACGGCCTGACCTTCGGCCTCCACACCCGGCTCGACAGCACGGTGCGGGCAGTGTGCGAGCGGATCGAGGCGGGCAATATCTACGTCAACCGCAACACCATCGGCGCGGTGGTCGGGGTGCAGCCGTTCGGCGGGCGCGGGCTTTCGGGCACCGGGCCCAAGGCCGGGGGGCCCCTCTATATGCAGCGCCTCGTACGCGAGCCGGCTGCCCTGCCCGCAGGCGCCGCCGACCCGGCGCTCGCGGAATTCGCCGCTTGGCTCGACCGGCGGGGCGAGGCCGATGCGGCGCGAATGGCGCGCGCCTATGGCGAGGCAAGCGGTGCGGGCTGGACCACCGAGCTTCCGGGCCCGGTCGGCGAGCGCGACACCTATCGCTTGCACCCGCGCGGCTGCGTGCTGATCCGGCCGCGGACCCGCGCCGGCCTGTTCCAGCAACTCGCCGCCGTGCTGGCGAGCGGCAACACGGCGTTGGTGGACGGGATCGATCTGCCGGTCGATCTGCCGGCCGGCGTCACCATCAGGCTGACGAAGACCGGGAGCCCGGCCTGCGCGCTGGTGGAGGGCGACGCCGTCGATACACTGGCGATGCTCGGCGAAGTGGCGCGGCGCCCCGGCCCGGTGCTGCCCGTTCAATCCGCCAGCGCGGAACAATGTGCCGGCGCGAATCCGGCCTATCGCCTGCACTGGCTGCTGGAGGAAGTCTCGATCTCGACCGACACCACCGCCGCGGGTGGCAATGCCAGCCTGATGATGATCTGA
- a CDS encoding PAS domain S-box protein — protein MNTPASRARRTLSTFGGVEDLHALIDTVPDAMVVIDAGGSIMSFSRGAEHMFGYIEAEVLGENVSMLMPSPDREQHDAYLGGYLKTGQKRIIGIGRVTTARRRDGSTFPIDLAVGEVMLREERVFAGFIRDLTERRETERLLHNLQGELAHASRITSMGTLATSIAHELNQPLTAVTNYAQAARDLLGDLTPENVELVREALHETATEALRAGQIVHRLRDFISRGESTREVASLQRMVTETTALALLDVKVRNTNFTTRLVPACDAVLVDPVQVQQVLLNLMRNALDAMADMPVKQLDITSAPDAGGMVRVTLSDRGSGISPEIAGRLFQPFVSTKDSGMGLGLSICHTIVASHGGKIWAEPSEGGGTAFHFTLMSADSEGPA, from the coding sequence ATGAACACTCCGGCCTCGCGCGCACGCAGGACGCTTTCGACATTCGGCGGGGTGGAGGACCTCCATGCGCTGATCGATACCGTTCCGGACGCGATGGTGGTGATCGATGCGGGTGGCTCCATCATGTCATTCAGCCGTGGGGCGGAACACATGTTCGGCTATATCGAGGCCGAAGTTCTCGGCGAGAACGTCAGTATGCTGATGCCGTCGCCCGACCGCGAACAGCACGACGCCTATTTGGGAGGCTACCTCAAAACCGGCCAGAAACGGATCATCGGTATCGGCCGGGTAACCACCGCCCGCCGCCGCGACGGATCGACTTTCCCGATCGACCTCGCGGTGGGCGAAGTGATGTTGCGCGAAGAGCGCGTGTTCGCCGGCTTCATTCGCGACCTGACCGAAAGGCGCGAGACCGAGCGGCTGTTGCACAATCTCCAAGGGGAGCTGGCCCACGCCTCTCGCATCACTTCGATGGGCACGCTTGCTACCTCGATCGCCCATGAACTCAACCAGCCACTGACCGCGGTCACCAATTACGCCCAAGCGGCGCGGGACCTGCTGGGCGATCTTACGCCGGAGAACGTCGAACTGGTGCGCGAGGCACTGCACGAGACCGCGACCGAGGCGCTGCGCGCCGGCCAGATCGTTCACCGTCTTCGCGATTTCATTTCCCGCGGAGAGAGCACGCGCGAGGTTGCCAGCCTCCAGCGGATGGTCACCGAAACCACCGCGCTGGCACTGCTGGACGTCAAGGTTCGCAACACCAACTTCACCACCCGGCTGGTGCCGGCCTGCGATGCCGTGCTGGTCGATCCCGTTCAGGTTCAGCAGGTTTTGCTCAACCTCATGCGCAACGCGCTGGATGCGATGGCTGACATGCCGGTCAAGCAACTGGACATCACCTCCGCGCCGGATGCCGGCGGCATGGTGCGGGTCACCTTGTCAGACCGCGGGTCCGGTATTTCGCCGGAGATTGCCGGGCGGCTGTTCCAGCCGTTCGTCAGCACGAAGGATAGCGGCATGGGCCTTGGCCTGTCGATTTGCCATACTATCGTCGCCTCTCATGGCGGCAAGATCTGGGCCGAACCGTCCGAAGGCGGCGGAACGGCTTTCCACTTCACCTTGATGTCAGCGGATTCCGAGGGGCCGGCATGA
- a CDS encoding response regulator gives MSEFPVYLIDDDDSVRRSIGFMLKTSGLRVESYIDGIEFLGEVRRLDPGAVLLDIRMPGMDGLEVQAALNERGNNFPVIVMTGHGDVDVAVRAMRGGAIDFIEKPFDKAVVLGSLAEAFIRLDRSGKQGARREEARKRLNGLTPRERDVLEGLAVGYPNKTIGYDLGISARTVEIHRANLMKKLEVSNISDLLRIAFAAGLGDD, from the coding sequence ATGAGCGAATTTCCGGTCTATCTGATCGACGACGACGATTCCGTCCGCCGTTCGATCGGCTTCATGCTCAAGACTTCCGGATTGCGGGTCGAAAGCTATATCGACGGGATCGAGTTCCTCGGCGAGGTCCGCAGACTCGATCCCGGAGCGGTCCTGCTGGACATCCGCATGCCCGGTATGGACGGGCTCGAGGTCCAGGCCGCGCTGAACGAGCGCGGCAACAACTTTCCGGTTATCGTCATGACCGGCCACGGCGATGTCGACGTCGCGGTCCGTGCGATGCGCGGAGGCGCGATCGATTTTATCGAAAAGCCGTTCGACAAGGCCGTGGTGCTCGGTTCGCTGGCCGAAGCCTTCATCCGGCTGGACCGCAGCGGCAAGCAGGGGGCGCGCCGCGAAGAGGCGCGGAAGCGGCTCAACGGCCTTACCCCGCGCGAGCGCGACGTGCTGGAAGGTCTGGCGGTCGGGTATCCCAACAAGACGATCGGCTATGACCTGGGTATCAGCGCGCGGACGGTCGAAATCCACCGCGCCAACCTGATGAAGAAGCTGGAGGTCAGCAATATCTCGGACCTGCTCCGGATCGCTTTTGCCGCCGGACTCGGCGACGACTGA